The proteins below come from a single Eubacterium limosum genomic window:
- the argC gene encoding N-acetyl-gamma-glutamyl-phosphate reductase, with protein sequence MIKASVIGGTGYAGQELLRILYRHPEVEVVSVGSRSFAGQPLKDIYRNYENVTDALCETADMDELVEKSDVIFMALPHGIASKQVTEDVLKKTKIIDLGADFRLKDVDIYEEWYKVNHYNKALLKEAVYGLCELHREDIRGARLLSNPGCYTTCSILSLAPLLKNHLVDPQSIIIDAKSGVTGAGRSSDTAFSYCEVNESIKAYKVGSHRHTPEIEQELGLLSGTDLKLLFTPHLTPMNRGILALCYANLTTDMDEESLRQVYRDFYKDEYFVRLTEDRLPETKWVKGSNYCDIGLKVDRRTGRVIVVGAIDNLVKGAAGQAVQNMNLMFGFDEKTGIDFITDFPV encoded by the coding sequence ATGATTAAAGCATCAGTTATCGGCGGAACCGGCTATGCCGGACAGGAATTACTCAGAATACTTTACAGACACCCGGAGGTGGAAGTCGTATCCGTTGGCTCAAGGAGCTTTGCGGGGCAGCCTTTAAAAGATATCTATAGGAACTATGAAAATGTAACAGATGCCCTGTGTGAAACAGCGGATATGGACGAATTGGTCGAAAAATCTGACGTGATTTTTATGGCGCTGCCTCACGGTATTGCCTCAAAGCAAGTGACCGAAGATGTCCTCAAAAAAACAAAGATCATTGATCTCGGCGCAGACTTCCGTCTCAAGGACGTGGATATTTATGAAGAATGGTACAAAGTCAACCATTATAATAAAGCGCTGCTGAAGGAAGCCGTCTATGGCCTGTGTGAGCTGCACCGCGAGGACATCCGGGGCGCGCGTCTGTTATCCAATCCGGGCTGCTACACCACCTGCAGCATTCTGAGCCTGGCGCCGCTGCTTAAAAACCATCTGGTTGATCCGCAGAGTATTATCATCGATGCAAAGTCTGGCGTCACCGGAGCAGGGAGAAGCAGTGACACCGCATTCTCCTATTGTGAAGTCAATGAATCCATCAAGGCCTATAAAGTCGGATCACACCGCCATACGCCGGAAATTGAGCAGGAGCTGGGATTGCTTTCAGGCACCGACCTGAAGCTGCTTTTCACACCGCACCTCACACCCATGAACCGCGGGATTCTGGCACTCTGCTACGCGAACCTGACCACAGATATGGATGAGGAAAGTCTGAGACAGGTTTACCGTGACTTCTACAAGGATGAATACTTTGTACGGCTGACAGAAGATAGGCTCCCGGAAACCAAATGGGTAAAAGGCTCAAATTACTGTGATATCGGCCTGAAGGTTGACAGGCGCACAGGCCGCGTGATCGTCGTTGGCGCCATAGATAATCTGGTAAAAGGCGCCGCAGGACAGGCTGTTCAAAATATGAACCTTATGTTTGGTTTTGATGAAAAAACAGGAATCGACTTTATTACAGATTTCCCGGTTTAA
- the argJ gene encoding bifunctional glutamate N-acetyltransferase/amino-acid acetyltransferase ArgJ: protein MKIIDGGVLAAKGFKAAGIAAGIKDNGNKDMALLVANKPAATAIMTTSNMVQAAPVQWDKAVMTESPYKRAVVVNSGNANACTGETGMRHVEQTAGAAAELLGVSTQDVLVSSTGVIGVVMPIDKILKGVQTLVNELGDDAQHGDDAAHGIITTDLTTKTIAVEIELDGKTVHIGGMAKGSGMICPNMATMLSYVTTDAAIEPECLQKLLAKITQDTYNMMSVDGDMSTNDTVVVMASGEAGNKEITLNDVTSQDFAVFSEALYYVNEHLAKSIIRDGEGATKFVEVSVSGAATDKDARTLAKAVIKSSLVKTALFGEDANWGRVLSSLGASGVVFDPLKVTLVFFSSAGMITLLNEGVPIAFDEDMAKKVLSEKEISIMVTLKEGEDKATAWGCDLSYDYVKINGDYRS, encoded by the coding sequence ATGAAAATAATTGATGGCGGCGTTTTAGCCGCAAAAGGCTTTAAAGCCGCCGGTATTGCCGCCGGTATAAAGGATAACGGAAATAAGGATATGGCGCTTCTGGTTGCGAATAAGCCCGCTGCAACAGCCATTATGACCACCTCCAACATGGTTCAGGCAGCGCCTGTGCAATGGGATAAGGCAGTGATGACCGAGTCACCTTATAAGCGCGCGGTCGTGGTCAACAGCGGAAACGCAAATGCCTGCACCGGAGAAACCGGTATGCGCCATGTGGAGCAGACCGCCGGTGCTGCGGCTGAGCTTCTCGGCGTAAGCACACAGGACGTGCTGGTATCCTCCACTGGCGTCATCGGCGTGGTGATGCCCATTGACAAAATTTTAAAAGGTGTGCAGACCCTGGTAAATGAGCTCGGGGATGATGCGCAGCATGGGGATGACGCGGCGCATGGCATTATCACCACAGACCTTACTACCAAAACCATTGCGGTGGAGATCGAACTGGACGGAAAAACGGTTCATATTGGCGGGATGGCCAAAGGATCAGGGATGATCTGCCCAAACATGGCCACCATGCTTTCCTACGTTACAACCGACGCCGCCATTGAACCAGAATGTCTGCAGAAGCTGCTCGCTAAAATCACCCAGGATACTTACAATATGATGTCCGTAGATGGCGACATGAGCACAAACGACACAGTTGTAGTGATGGCAAGCGGTGAGGCAGGAAACAAAGAGATCACTCTTAATGACGTAACCTCACAGGATTTCGCCGTATTCAGTGAGGCTCTTTATTATGTCAATGAGCACCTCGCAAAATCCATCATCCGTGACGGGGAAGGGGCAACCAAATTTGTTGAGGTAAGTGTCTCTGGAGCAGCGACAGATAAAGACGCCCGTACCCTGGCGAAAGCCGTTATTAAATCCAGTCTGGTAAAGACCGCTCTCTTTGGAGAGGACGCTAACTGGGGCCGTGTTCTTTCGTCACTCGGAGCATCCGGGGTCGTTTTCGACCCACTTAAGGTCACCCTGGTATTCTTCAGCAGCGCCGGGATGATCACACTCCTGAACGAAGGGGTACCCATCGCTTTTGATGAGGATATGGCTAAAAAAGTGCTGTCTGAAAAAGAAATCTCCATCATGGTAACCCTCAAAGAGGGCGAAGATAAAGCGACTGCCTGGGGCTGCGATTTATCCTACGATTATGTTAAAATCAACGGCGATTACCGCTCTTAA
- the argB gene encoding acetylglutamate kinase — protein MSDNTQNMAQYIEKANILVEALPYIKQFRKKTVVIKYGGSFMYDNDIKKSVMDDIALMKLVGLRPIVVHGGGKDISAFLNNLDIQTEFIDGLRVTNDDVIEVAEMVLSGKINKEIVQLLEDRDITAVGISGKDGGMLKVRKKFVNGLDIGFVGDIVKVKSDLLQTLLKSDYIPVIAPIGSDKYGQSYNINADHVAYAIAKELKAEKLVYLTDTDGVYMDANDPDSIIRRLDVDEVERLIEEGIISGGMIPKVENSVDAIRSGVNSVHILDGKVEHSLLLELFTAAGCGTMIRQSLTQV, from the coding sequence ATGTCAGATAATACACAGAACATGGCGCAGTACATCGAAAAGGCCAATATCCTGGTCGAGGCGCTGCCCTATATCAAACAATTCAGAAAGAAGACAGTTGTCATCAAATACGGCGGCAGCTTTATGTATGACAATGATATTAAAAAATCCGTCATGGACGACATCGCCCTCATGAAGCTGGTAGGCCTGCGCCCGATTGTGGTCCACGGCGGCGGTAAAGATATCTCCGCATTCTTAAACAATCTGGATATTCAGACTGAGTTTATCGACGGTCTGCGCGTCACCAATGATGACGTCATCGAAGTGGCAGAGATGGTGCTCTCCGGTAAAATCAACAAGGAAATTGTCCAGCTTTTGGAAGACCGTGATATCACCGCGGTCGGCATCTCCGGTAAGGACGGCGGCATGCTTAAGGTGAGAAAAAAATTTGTCAATGGCCTGGATATCGGTTTTGTCGGCGATATTGTCAAGGTAAAGAGTGACCTTCTTCAGACACTGCTCAAAAGCGACTATATTCCAGTCATTGCCCCGATTGGCAGCGACAAATACGGGCAGAGCTACAACATAAACGCAGACCATGTGGCTTATGCCATCGCCAAAGAGCTGAAGGCTGAAAAGCTGGTTTACCTCACAGATACTGACGGAGTCTATATGGATGCCAATGATCCGGACTCTATTATCCGCAGGTTAGATGTCGATGAGGTTGAACGTCTTATTGAAGAAGGGATTATATCTGGCGGCATGATCCCGAAGGTGGAAAATTCTGTGGACGCGATTCGCTCTGGGGTCAATTCTGTCCATATCCTGGACGGGAAGGTTGAGCACTCGCTGCTGCTCGAACTCTTTACCGCGGCAGGCTGCGGGACAATGATCCGCCAATCGCTGACACAGGTATAA
- a CDS encoding acetylornithine transaminase translates to MNKSEELINRAEKVIMPTYARFPIAFESGNGCVLKDVNGKEYLDCVAGIAVDCLGHNHPGLNAAIADQCQKIMHVSNLYWTEPQIDAAEMLVKASGLDKVFFCNSGAEANEAALKLARIYAKQFKSEDAVEIIAMDHSFHGRTYGAITATGQEKYHKGLSPMLPGISHVPFNDFDALKAAVTDKTCAVLLEPIQGEGGIYPADHEYLQAVRKLCDDENLVLIFDEVQCGMGRSGKFFAYQHYNLKPDVVCMAKGIAGGFPMGGIIACDKVAQVFTPGTHASTFGGNPLASAASRYVLSVITGDGFLDEVAEKGNYLTEKLRVLKEEHKCITDVRGMGLMIGVAVSVPTGEIINKAMEKGLLLVGAGSDAIRFVPPLTINKEEIDRAVEIFGECL, encoded by the coding sequence ATGAACAAAAGTGAAGAGCTGATTAATCGGGCAGAGAAAGTGATCATGCCCACCTACGCACGGTTTCCCATTGCTTTCGAGAGTGGCAATGGCTGTGTTTTAAAAGATGTGAACGGAAAAGAATATCTGGATTGTGTAGCCGGCATCGCGGTAGACTGTCTGGGTCATAACCACCCGGGCCTCAATGCCGCCATCGCGGACCAATGCCAGAAAATCATGCATGTTTCCAATCTTTACTGGACCGAGCCTCAGATTGACGCGGCGGAAATGCTGGTAAAGGCCAGCGGGCTGGACAAAGTTTTTTTCTGTAACAGCGGCGCCGAAGCCAATGAAGCGGCCTTAAAACTTGCGCGGATTTACGCCAAGCAGTTTAAAAGTGAAGACGCGGTTGAGATCATCGCCATGGATCATTCCTTCCACGGCCGTACCTACGGCGCAATCACCGCCACCGGCCAGGAAAAATACCACAAGGGCCTTTCGCCCATGCTACCGGGCATCTCACACGTACCTTTCAATGACTTTGACGCTTTAAAGGCGGCGGTGACCGATAAAACCTGTGCGGTGCTGCTTGAACCCATCCAGGGCGAGGGCGGCATTTATCCGGCAGATCATGAATATTTACAGGCAGTCCGCAAGCTCTGTGACGACGAAAATCTCGTCTTGATTTTTGATGAAGTGCAGTGTGGTATGGGCCGTTCCGGAAAATTCTTTGCTTACCAGCACTACAATCTGAAACCGGATGTCGTGTGCATGGCCAAGGGCATCGCAGGCGGTTTCCCCATGGGCGGCATCATCGCCTGTGATAAGGTGGCTCAGGTCTTTACACCAGGCACCCACGCCTCCACCTTTGGCGGTAATCCACTGGCCTCGGCTGCCTCCCGCTATGTATTGAGCGTGATCACCGGCGATGGTTTTCTGGACGAAGTAGCTGAAAAGGGAAACTATCTGACAGAAAAGCTGCGTGTACTTAAAGAGGAACATAAATGCATTACGGATGTGCGTGGTATGGGTTTAATGATCGGAGTCGCTGTTTCAGTCCCTACTGGCGAAATTATAAACAAAGCGATGGAAAAAGGTCTTCTTTTAGTAGGGGCAGGCAGTGACGCCATAAGATTTGTTCCCCCATTAACTATTAATAAAGAAGAAATTGATCGGGCCGTTGAAATTTTTGGAGAATGTCTATAA